TGGCCCGCAAGTGGCGTGCACCGCTGATTTTCACCCACCACACGCTTTATGAGCGCTATGCCCACTACTTCATGGTGGACAACGAGAACACCCGCCGCTTTGCCGCCACGCTCTCCGTGCAATATGGCAATTTGTGCGACCTCGTGATCGCTCCGACCGAGAGCATCAAACGCCTGCTCGAAGAGCGCGGGATCAAGAAGCCCGTGCGCGTCGTGCCGACCGGCATCCAGGTGAGCGACTTCAGCAATGGCGACCGCGAGGGATTCCGCCAAAAGTGGAACTTGCCGCCCGAGGCCCGCGTGGTGGGTCAGGTGGGCCGCCTGAATCGCGAAAAGAATCTCGATTACGTGGCCGAAGCCGTGCAACAGGCGATGGCGCAAGACCCCAAGCTCTACTTCCTGCTCGTTGGCGAAGGGGAGTTGGTGGAGCCGATCCGCGAATCGCTGCAGTCTGCGGGCCTGGCCGACCGCTTCGTCCACACCGGCGTGCTCAAGGGCCAGGATGTGATTGATGCCTATTCGGGCATGGACCTCTTTGTTTTTGCCTCCAAGACCGACACACAGGGCATCGTGCTGGCGGAATCGTTTGCCGGCGGCACTCCGGTGCTCGCCATCGACGCCCCCGGCGCGCGCGATTGCATCGAAGACGGCTACTCGGGCCGCGTTTTGCCCGATACCACCTCTGCCGAAGGCTTCGCTGCTGCCATTCTCGACATGATGGGCGACGACGATACTCGCCGCCGCTACTCCGAGCAGGCCCGCGCCGCCGCCAACCAGTTTGACCGGGGCGTTTGTGCCGAGCGCATGCTGGAAGTCTACCGCGAGGCCCGGGAAGCCTTCGACGCCACCCACCCGGTGGAAAACAAACCGAAGGATGCATGGAGCGAAATCATGGATCGCCTCGATTCGGAATGGAGCCTGCTAGCTGAAAAGTACGAAGCCGCAAAATCTTTGTTAGCCTGATACAACAGCGAGGAAGTTGGGACACACACGTCAGAATCAATAGATATAGCCTGAAGGGCACGGCGTAGAAGCAGCGCCGTGCCCTTCGCCGTTTAAACGGGCGTCTTCCGGATCTCTGCCGCCCGCTGGCGGATCGTCTTCAGTTCGGCGGGCGACTTGCGGCTGAGGTTCTTGAGCTGGAAGGCCATGCGCTGGTTTTGGGCGAATTTCTCCCGATGGCGGGCGAGGAAGTCGTAATACAGCGTGGTAAACGGGCAGGCCTTTTCGCCGGTCGCCTCCTTGTAATGGTAGCGACACTGCCCGCAGTAGTTCGACATCTTGTGGATGTAGTTGCCGGTGGCGCAGTAGGGCTTGGTGCCGACGATGCCACCGTCGCCGTGCTGGCTCATGCCGAGCGCATTGGGCAGCGAGACCCAGTCGACCGCATCGGCATACATCGCCATGTGCCAGTCGTGAAATTTGCGGGGATCGACGCCGTAGAGCAGGCCGAAGAGCCCGAGCACCATCAGCCGCTGGATGTGGTGGGCGTAGGCATTGTCGAGCACGTTGCGCATGGCATCGCGCACGCAGGCCATGTCGGTCTGGCCGTCCCAGAAAAACGGCGGCACCTCCTCGTGGGCGTCCAGCTCGTTCATCTCGGCATAGTCGGGCATGTGAAGCCAGTAGATGCCCCGCACAAACTCCCGCCAGCCGAGGATCTGCCGCACAAAGCCCTCCACGCTGTTCAACGGCACATCGCCCTTTTCATAAGCCTCGACCGCTTTGGCCACGACTTCGCGCGGGTTGAGCAGCTTTACGTTGAGTGCGGCGGAGAGATACGAGTGGTAGAGGAAGTCTTCGCCCTGCCACATCGCGTCCTGAAAACGCCCGAACTGCTCCAGCCGCTGGTCGATGAATTCGCGCAACACCTGCAGCGCCTGCTCGCGGTTGACGGGCAGATGGAAATGGTCGAGCCGCCCGGGGTGGTCGCCAAAACGCTGCTTCACCAGCTCCAGCACTTCTCGGGTCGTGGCGTCGGGCTGGAAGCGGCGGGGCGGCTTGATGTGCTCCGGGCCCTCGCGGCGGAAGCTTTCGCGGTTGTCGGCGTCGTAGTTCCAGTCGCCGCCCACGGGCTCCTTGCCGTCCATCAGGATGCCTTCGCGGCGCCGCAAGTGCCGGTACCAGGTCTCCAGCACGAGGGCGCTGCGCCCCTGCGCCCAGTCGCGGAACTCCGCCACAGTGGCGTAGAAGTGGGTGTCGCTACGCACCTCCAGCTCCAGATCGAGCTCATCCGCCAGCTTTTCGAGCATCCGGCGCACGCGGTAATCTCCCGGCTCGACGACTACCAGCGCTTCCGGTTTCAGCTCGCGCACATCTCGGCGGAGGATTTCGGCAAAGTCCTTGCCCCGGTCCTTCCGACGGTTGGGCGTCAACGCGTGGTAGTGCACCGTGCGGCCCAGCGCGCGCATGTCGTCGCGGAAGTGCCGCATGGCGCTGAAAAAGAAGACCAGCCGCAGTTGGTGACACCATACGTGCGTCGCTTCCGTTTCGTTCTCGGCCATCCACACAGCGTCCCGCTCCGGGTCGAAGCCCTCAAAGAGCGGGCTGTGGAGGTCGAGCTGGTCTCCCAGCACCAGATGCAAGCGGCGAACGGACGACATGGGCTCAAGGTGCCGCCCTTCCGCGAGCCCTGCGAGGCATCTCTCAGCCTGAGGGCGTCAGAAGCGGGTAAGCGGTTGGCCGCGAAAACGAGCGGCTTCGTTGCGTGTTGCAATGTGACGGGTTATCTTGCCTGCAAGTTGCTGGAGTCCAAGAGGTGTATTCAAACGGTCAATTCGTTGATCCTGCTGTAAATGATGTGTTTATCGCATGGTACTAACCGACTTGGCGCGGCTCTTGTTGATCAGGCGACACACTCAACTCAACTGTCATCCATGACGTCCCGAATCTTCGAATGCTGGGTCAGCCGAGTCAGGTGGCTGACCGCTCCTCTTCTTGCGCTTGTGACGGTCGGCCAGCCTGCCCTGCAGGCCATGCAGCCGGCCAACATCAATCTCGACTACGTGTCGCAGATCGCCGAACAAAAGGCGAAGGAGCCCTTCAAGGAATACCCGAAGGCGCCCGACTACCTGAAAGAACTGGATTACGACGCGTATCGCGACATCCGTTTCAACTCGCGCCGCGCTTTGTGGCGGGAAGAAGGGCTGCCCTTCCGGATCGAGTTTTTCCACCCCGGCCAGTTCTTCCAGGACATCGTCAAGATCAACGAATTTACGGCCTCGCACGTGCAGGAAATCCGCTTCGTGTCGGATCTCTTCGACTACGGCCGCAACGACCGCCTCGCCGACCGCATCCCGCGCCCGCAAGGCTACGCCGGCATCCGCGTGCTTTACCCGATCAACAACCCCGACGTGTATGACGAGGTGGGGGTGTGGCTCGGCGCCAGTTACTTCCGCGTCCTGGGCCGCAACCAGCACTGGGGCCTCTCCGCCCGCGGCCTGGCCCTGAATACGGGCCTCGACATTGGCGAGGAATTCCCCGTCTTCCGCGAGTTCTGGCTGGGCAAGCCGCAGGCGGGCGATACCGCCCTGACGGTTTACGCGCTGCTCGACAGCCCGAGCGTCTCCGGTGCGTATAAATTTGTGCTCACCCCCGGTGAGATGACGACCGTGGACGTGCGCTGCCGCCTCTTCTTCCGCAGCGAAATGCCTGAAGTGGGCATCACGCCTTTCTCCAGCATGTATTACTTTGGCGAAAACAGCTTCGACCCGCCCACCGATTTCCGCCCCGAAGTCCACGACTCCGACGGTATATACATCGAGACGGGCAGCGGCGAGCGCATCTGGCGCCCCTTCGTGAACGAAGCCCGCAACCGCACCAGCATCTTTTCGCTCGAAGGCACGCCCAAGGGCTTTGGGGTGATGCAGCGCGACCGCGACTTCCGCAATTACCAGGACATCGAGGCGCACTACCACCAGCGCCCCAGCGTGTGGGTGGAGCCCAAGTCCGACTGGGGCCCGGGTAGCGTCCGCGTCTGGGAATTCCTGACCGATTCGGAAACGGCCGACAACGTGGCCGCCTTCTGGACGCCCAAGACGCCTCCGGTGCCCAACGAAGCCTTTGAGCTCGCCTACCGCCTCTACTGGATGATGCCGCATCGCAACCAGGACGGCTTTGTGAGCGCCACCCGAGTGGGTGACAGCGCCTTCAAGGAAGGCATCGTCGAATTTGTGGTCGACTTCCAGGGCAAGGCGCTTGAGGAACTGCCGCCCGTCACCGAGATTGAAGGGATCGTGACGGTGGAGAAAGACGCCGAGCTGGTGGAAAAGATCGTGCAGAAGAATCCCTATACCAACGGTTGGCGCCTGATCCTGCACGTCAGGAAAAACAAACCTGAGGCCGGCACTGCGGAAATGCGTGCCTACCTGCGCCAGGGTGAGGAGACCCTTACGGAGACATGGAGCTACCAGTGGATTTGGTAAGCCCCGTCGTTGCGGCGGGAGGAAAGGTCGATGAACAGGCGGATTATACCGCTTGGGACGAGGCCTATCGGCGCGTTGAAGCCTACTTCAGCGCCCTGCGTATCCGAAACAAGCTGCTGTTGAGCACCCTCGTGCACCGCGTGCTCCAGCGCGCCGCCGAGCGCCAGCAGGAGGGTGAGGTAGGCGAGCCCATCGAGCTCGCGATGGACCAGGCTAACCGCGAGGTTACGCAATGGTTCGTCGAGATTCTCGGGCTCGATGAGGCCGACCGCACCGACCCGGCCCTTCGGGGCCGCCTCGCGCTGCTGCTGGCCGACATGCCTCGCCAGTGGCAGCACGAATTCCTGACCGACCCGCCTTGGCCGGAGCCCTTTATGCAGGCCATGCGCCAGAGCTTCCTCCAGGCCGGGCCCGACTTCCACCTCTCGCAAATGGAGGCCCGGCCGCTCGAGCTGGGCCCCATCCCTACCTTTACCGGCCAGGCGCTGCGCGACCTCGATGCGCGCCCCCACCTGCGCAACATCCTGATGCTGCTCGTGGTAATCGGCGCCGCCTTCCTCATCTTTTACCTCACTCGCTGATCTCTCATGGCCACCGCCCAAGACCTCTCTGAGCACGGTCCCGAGGTGCTGCTCGGCTCTCCCGCCATGTCCGCCAAGCGGGCCAGCGTACGCCGCTTCATCTTTCTCGCCACCTTTTCGATCATCTCCGTCGCCGGCATTCTGCTCTTTGCCGACTTTATGTGGCGCACGGCGATGACGGAGATCAAGTGGATCATCCTCGTTCTCTACGCGATCCTGTTCACGCACATCAGCCTCGGCTTTTGCAACGCGCTCTTCGGCTTCATGTCGCTGCGCGGCAACCGCTCGGTGGGCCGCATCAACGCCAGTATCCCGGCCGACAGCGATACGCCGCTCGCGGCCACCGCGATCCTCTTCCCCGTCTACAACGAGGACGTGTCGCGGGTCTTTGCCGGGGTGCGTGCGACCTACGAGGCCCTGCGCAAGACGGGCCAGCACGAGCATTTCGACCTTTTCATCCTCTCCGACTCCACCAACCCCGACCGCTGGGTGGAGGAAGAGGTGGCGTGGCTGCGCCTGTGCAAGGACCTCAACGCGCTCGACCGCATTCACTACCGCCGTCGGATCAAGAACGTCGACAAGAAGAGCGGCAATGTGCGCGACTTCCTCGAAACCTGGGGCGCACGCTACCGCTACATGATCGTGTTCGATGCCGACAGCCTGATGACCGGCCCGACGCTCGTGCGCCTCGTGCAGCTGATGCAGGCCAACCCCGGCGTGGGCCTTATCCAGACGGCGCCGGGCCTGATCGGGGCCGACACTTTTTATGGTCGCCTGCAGCAGTTCGCCAGCCGCTTCTATGGCCGCGTCTTCACCAGCGGGCTCAACTACTGGCAGCAGAGCGAAGGCAACTATTGGGGCCACAACGCCATCATCCGCATCGAGCCCTTTATTGAGCACTGCGAACTGCCGGAGCTGCCCTACAAGGAGCCCATCGGCGGCAAGATCCTCAGTCACGACTTTGTGGAAGCGGCTCTCATGCGCCGCGCCGGCTACGCCGTATGGCTGGTCGACGACCTGGAAGACTCCTACGAAGAAGGCCCGCCCAACCTGATCGACAGCGCCGTGCGCGACCGCCGTTGGTGTCAGGGCAACCTGCAGCACAGTTGGCTGCTCTTCTCCGGCCAGCTCCATGCGGTCAACCGCGTACACTTCTTCAACGGGATCATGGGCTACGCGGGCTCGCTCTTCTGGTTCCTGTTCCTCGTTTTTTCGACCCTCTCCGTGGTGCGCTTCGAGCGCTCGGGCCTCACGCTGTTTGTATCGGAAGGCTTTACGCGCCCCCTCGGGCTCAGCTTGGCCGAGCACGGTACGCTTCTGTTGGCGTTTACGGCGGTGATTCTCTTTACGCCCAAGATCCTCGCCTGGCTCGACGCGGTGTGGGACAAGCAGCGGCGGGTGCGCTTCGGCGGCTTCTTCCGCGTTACCGGCAGCGTGCTGCTGGAGACCGTGACGAGTGCCTTGCTCGCCCCCCTGCTGATGGCCTTCCACAGTCGCTTCCTCGTTGAAGTGCTGCTGGGCCGCAAGTCGGGCTGGAACGCGCAAAACCGCGACGCGGGCGAAGGTACACCGTGGGTCGACGCCCTGCGCGCCCACTGGGGGCAAATGGTGCTCGGCCTCATCTGGAGCGGCATCGCCTGGCACTACAGCACCACGTTTTTCTGGTGGCTCAGCCCGGTCAGCTTCGCGCTCGTCCTCTCCCCTGTGATCAGCAAGATCACCAGCTCGCCGCACATTGGCCGCTCGCTGCGCCGCCACCGCCTCTTGCAGACGCCGGAGGAGCACCAACAGCCCACCATCTGGAGCACCTGCTGCCGTGAAGAAGCCCACCTGCGCGACATGCTCGAAAAGGGCCCGATGCAGGGCGCTGCGCTCGCCTTGGCCGACCCATACATCAACAGCCTGCACTACACGCTGCTGGAGCAAAACCCGGCTGGTGCCCCGATCGAAGCCCCGCCGGCGGAATTGGTCGAGCGCGCCCTGAGCGAAGGCTGGGACGAGTTGAGCAAGGACGAAAAGATCTCCCTGCTGCTCCACCCGCCGACCTTGCGCCGCCTCCACCACGAGCTTTGGCACCGCTCGGCCCGTACCTTGGCCGATTCCTGGCGCGAACGCCTCTATGCCTACCCGGCCACCAATCCGCAGCAATTGCTCGGGTTTGTGTGAGGCCAATCCTGGATCATCGTTTGCCTTCTTCAGCCGCCTAAATCTGCGGCTGGAAAGCAAAATTCTCCCGCCGCCTCTACGGCCTCTTGATCCGGTAAACCGTGGTCAAGGGGCTGTTGGCAACGCTGATCTGGAGGACCATTTCGCCGCGATTCTCCGGGGCGAGGGGGCGGTTCATGGGGCGCTCGAGCTCCATGTAATAATCGGCTGCGCCCAGCATGGGGATCAAT
This genomic stretch from Verrucomicrobiota bacterium JB022 harbors:
- the mdoH gene encoding glucans biosynthesis glucosyltransferase MdoH, with the protein product MATAQDLSEHGPEVLLGSPAMSAKRASVRRFIFLATFSIISVAGILLFADFMWRTAMTEIKWIILVLYAILFTHISLGFCNALFGFMSLRGNRSVGRINASIPADSDTPLAATAILFPVYNEDVSRVFAGVRATYEALRKTGQHEHFDLFILSDSTNPDRWVEEEVAWLRLCKDLNALDRIHYRRRIKNVDKKSGNVRDFLETWGARYRYMIVFDADSLMTGPTLVRLVQLMQANPGVGLIQTAPGLIGADTFYGRLQQFASRFYGRVFTSGLNYWQQSEGNYWGHNAIIRIEPFIEHCELPELPYKEPIGGKILSHDFVEAALMRRAGYAVWLVDDLEDSYEEGPPNLIDSAVRDRRWCQGNLQHSWLLFSGQLHAVNRVHFFNGIMGYAGSLFWFLFLVFSTLSVVRFERSGLTLFVSEGFTRPLGLSLAEHGTLLLAFTAVILFTPKILAWLDAVWDKQRRVRFGGFFRVTGSVLLETVTSALLAPLLMAFHSRFLVEVLLGRKSGWNAQNRDAGEGTPWVDALRAHWGQMVLGLIWSGIAWHYSTTFFWWLSPVSFALVLSPVISKITSSPHIGRSLRRHRLLQTPEEHQQPTIWSTCCREEAHLRDMLEKGPMQGAALALADPYINSLHYTLLEQNPAGAPIEAPPAELVERALSEGWDELSKDEKISLLLHPPTLRRLHHELWHRSARTLADSWRERLYAYPATNPQQLLGFV
- a CDS encoding glucan biosynthesis protein G, producing the protein MTSRIFECWVSRVRWLTAPLLALVTVGQPALQAMQPANINLDYVSQIAEQKAKEPFKEYPKAPDYLKELDYDAYRDIRFNSRRALWREEGLPFRIEFFHPGQFFQDIVKINEFTASHVQEIRFVSDLFDYGRNDRLADRIPRPQGYAGIRVLYPINNPDVYDEVGVWLGASYFRVLGRNQHWGLSARGLALNTGLDIGEEFPVFREFWLGKPQAGDTALTVYALLDSPSVSGAYKFVLTPGEMTTVDVRCRLFFRSEMPEVGITPFSSMYYFGENSFDPPTDFRPEVHDSDGIYIETGSGERIWRPFVNEARNRTSIFSLEGTPKGFGVMQRDRDFRNYQDIEAHYHQRPSVWVEPKSDWGPGSVRVWEFLTDSETADNVAAFWTPKTPPVPNEAFELAYRLYWMMPHRNQDGFVSATRVGDSAFKEGIVEFVVDFQGKALEELPPVTEIEGIVTVEKDAELVEKIVQKNPYTNGWRLILHVRKNKPEAGTAEMRAYLRQGEETLTETWSYQWIW
- a CDS encoding glycosyltransferase; amino-acid sequence: MFTNTYLPLVGGIEKSVQTFCEDFGQMGHFTRIITPEARDENGESARSGKGVLRVPAITGITEKNFSIQFPTPSLIDHWMEAIQPDIVHAHQPFMLGDTALRMARKWRAPLIFTHHTLYERYAHYFMVDNENTRRFAATLSVQYGNLCDLVIAPTESIKRLLEERGIKKPVRVVPTGIQVSDFSNGDREGFRQKWNLPPEARVVGQVGRLNREKNLDYVAEAVQQAMAQDPKLYFLLVGEGELVEPIRESLQSAGLADRFVHTGVLKGQDVIDAYSGMDLFVFASKTDTQGIVLAESFAGGTPVLAIDAPGARDCIEDGYSGRVLPDTTSAEGFAAAILDMMGDDDTRRRYSEQARAAANQFDRGVCAERMLEVYREAREAFDATHPVENKPKDAWSEIMDRLDSEWSLLAEKYEAAKSLLA
- a CDS encoding cryptochrome/photolyase family protein, whose protein sequence is MSSVRRLHLVLGDQLDLHSPLFEGFDPERDAVWMAENETEATHVWCHQLRLVFFFSAMRHFRDDMRALGRTVHYHALTPNRRKDRGKDFAEILRRDVRELKPEALVVVEPGDYRVRRMLEKLADELDLELEVRSDTHFYATVAEFRDWAQGRSALVLETWYRHLRRREGILMDGKEPVGGDWNYDADNRESFRREGPEHIKPPRRFQPDATTREVLELVKQRFGDHPGRLDHFHLPVNREQALQVLREFIDQRLEQFGRFQDAMWQGEDFLYHSYLSAALNVKLLNPREVVAKAVEAYEKGDVPLNSVEGFVRQILGWREFVRGIYWLHMPDYAEMNELDAHEEVPPFFWDGQTDMACVRDAMRNVLDNAYAHHIQRLMVLGLFGLLYGVDPRKFHDWHMAMYADAVDWVSLPNALGMSQHGDGGIVGTKPYCATGNYIHKMSNYCGQCRYHYKEATGEKACPFTTLYYDFLARHREKFAQNQRMAFQLKNLSRKSPAELKTIRQRAAEIRKTPV